One window from the genome of Acinetobacter lanii encodes:
- the prpF gene encoding 2-methylaconitate cis-trans isomerase PrpF, with product MSFAAQVKIPATYMRGGTSKGVFFKLDDLPERAQQPGAARDQLLLRVIGSPDPYAKQIDGMGGASSSTSKTVILSKSTQADHDVDYLFGQVAIDRPFVDWSGNCGNLTAAVGSFAISNGLVSADRIPENGLCTVRIWQKNIGKTIIAHVPITNGQVQETGDFELDGVTFPAAEVQIEFLDPADEGEDGGSMFPTGNLIDELEVPELGTFKATLINAGIPTIFLNAEDIGYSGTELQDDINNDAEALAKFEKIRAYGALKMGIIQDVSEAVSRQHTPKVAFVSAPKTYTSSSSKVVEATDTDLLVRALSMGKLHHAMMGTAAVAIGTAAAIPGTLVNLAAGGGARESVRFGHPSGTLRVGAQASQENGQWVVKKAIMSRSARVLMEGWVRVPGDSF from the coding sequence ATGAGCTTTGCAGCACAAGTGAAGATCCCCGCGACCTACATGCGTGGTGGTACCAGTAAGGGCGTATTTTTTAAACTTGATGATTTACCTGAGCGTGCTCAACAACCCGGGGCAGCACGTGATCAACTTCTTTTACGTGTAATTGGAAGTCCTGATCCTTACGCAAAGCAAATTGATGGGATGGGCGGCGCAAGTTCAAGCACCAGTAAGACCGTGATTTTATCGAAAAGTACTCAAGCAGATCATGATGTTGATTATCTATTCGGACAAGTCGCGATTGATCGCCCCTTTGTGGATTGGAGTGGGAATTGCGGTAACTTAACAGCCGCAGTGGGTTCATTTGCCATTTCCAATGGTTTGGTTAGTGCAGATCGAATTCCAGAAAATGGGCTGTGTACGGTGCGTATTTGGCAAAAAAATATTGGGAAAACCATTATTGCACATGTCCCGATCACCAACGGTCAAGTTCAGGAAACAGGGGATTTTGAGCTTGATGGTGTGACTTTCCCTGCGGCAGAAGTGCAGATTGAATTTCTTGATCCTGCTGATGAGGGTGAAGACGGAGGTTCAATGTTCCCGACAGGCAATTTGATCGATGAGCTTGAGGTGCCTGAATTAGGTACATTTAAAGCAACCCTGATCAATGCTGGTATTCCCACCATTTTCCTGAATGCAGAAGACATTGGCTATAGCGGTACAGAGTTGCAAGATGACATCAATAACGATGCCGAAGCTTTAGCCAAATTTGAAAAAATCCGTGCCTATGGAGCACTGAAAATGGGCATTATTCAAGATGTAAGTGAAGCGGTATCGCGTCAACATACCCCTAAAGTGGCATTTGTATCTGCACCGAAAACCTATACCTCTTCGAGTTCTAAAGTGGTTGAAGCGACGGATACCGATTTGTTGGTTAGAGCCTTGTCGATGGGAAAACTGCATCACGCCATGATGGGTACAGCGGCGGTGGCAATTGGAACAGCTGCTGCGATTCCAGGAACTTTGGTAAACTTGGCTGCAGGCGGTGGAGCACGTGAATCGGTGCGCTTTGGTCATCCCTCAGGGACTTTACGTGTTGGCGCACAAGCCTCACAAGAAAATGGTCAATGGGTGGTGAAAAAAGCCATCATGAGTCGCAGTGCGCGGGTGCTGATGGAAGGCTGGGTGCGTGTGCCTGGTGATAGTTTTTAA
- a CDS encoding WS/DGAT/MGAT family O-acyltransferase, translating to MRPLHPLDFIFLSLEKRQQPMHVGGLFLFQIPEDAPSTFIQDLVADIRQSKCMPIPPFNNRLNGLFWDEDTEFDIDHHFRHIALPHPGRIRELLVYISQEHSTLIDRAKPLWSCHIIEGIEGNRFAMYFKIHHAMVDGVAGMRLIQKSLSSDPDEKSIVPLWCVEGKRAKRLKDPKTGLVKGIFNTVKQQLEIAPRVTQELYQTVFKEMKNPDYVSSFQAPSSLLNQRVSSSRRFAAQSFEFDRLRHIAKHLDVTINDIILAVCAGALREYLLSQNALPKKPLIAMVPASVRDDSSDMSNRITMILANLATHKEDPLERLEIITRSVKNAKTRFRRMTSNQILNYSAFIYGAAGLNIISGMMPKRQAFNIVISNVPGPTESLYWNGAKLEALYPASIVLDGQALNITMTSYLDKLEVGLTGCRNALPKMQNLLTHLEDEIVRFESIIADQMPKNNATEATENNALKTHA from the coding sequence ATGCGCCCCCTACACCCGCTTGATTTTATTTTTTTATCATTAGAAAAACGCCAACAACCGATGCATGTCGGCGGTTTGTTCCTGTTTCAAATTCCTGAAGATGCCCCAAGTACCTTTATTCAAGATTTAGTCGCAGATATTCGTCAATCCAAATGTATGCCGATTCCTCCATTTAATAATCGTTTAAATGGGCTGTTTTGGGACGAAGACACTGAATTTGATATTGACCATCATTTTCGTCATATTGCCTTGCCTCATCCGGGGCGTATTCGTGAACTTTTGGTCTATATTTCACAAGAGCACAGCACCTTGATCGACCGTGCTAAACCGCTGTGGAGTTGCCATATTATTGAAGGGATTGAAGGCAACCGCTTTGCCATGTACTTCAAGATTCATCATGCCATGGTGGATGGCGTAGCAGGTATGCGTTTGATTCAAAAATCGCTGTCTTCAGATCCTGATGAAAAAAGCATTGTGCCCTTATGGTGTGTGGAAGGTAAACGTGCCAAACGTTTAAAAGACCCGAAGACAGGTTTAGTCAAAGGTATTTTCAATACCGTTAAGCAACAGTTAGAAATTGCACCACGGGTGACTCAAGAGCTGTACCAGACTGTGTTTAAGGAAATGAAAAATCCGGACTATGTGTCAAGTTTCCAAGCACCGAGTAGCTTGCTTAATCAACGGGTCAGCTCATCGCGTCGCTTTGCTGCACAATCATTTGAGTTTGACCGTTTACGGCATATTGCGAAACATTTAGATGTGACCATTAACGATATTATTTTGGCAGTGTGTGCCGGTGCATTGCGTGAATATTTACTCTCGCAAAATGCACTGCCGAAAAAACCTTTGATTGCCATGGTGCCTGCCTCTGTGCGTGATGACAGCTCAGATATGAGCAACCGCATTACCATGATTTTAGCCAATTTGGCGACGCACAAAGAGGATCCGCTTGAACGCTTAGAGATCATTACTCGCAGCGTGAAAAATGCTAAAACTCGTTTCCGCCGTATGACCTCTAATCAAATTTTGAACTATAGTGCGTTTATTTATGGTGCTGCTGGTTTAAACATTATCTCCGGGATGATGCCAAAACGTCAGGCCTTTAATATCGTGATTTCGAATGTCCCGGGACCGACTGAAAGCCTGTATTGGAATGGTGCTAAACTCGAAGCACTCTACCCGGCTTCAATCGTTTTGGATGGACAAGCATTGAACATCACCATGACCAGTTACCTCGATAAACTTGAAGTCGGACTGACCGGTTGCCGAAATGCTTTACCCAAAATGCAAAACCTACTGACACATTTGGAAGATGAAATTGTGCGTTTTGAAAGCATCATTGCCGATCAAATGCCTAAAAATAACGCAACAGAAGCTACTGAAAATAATGCGTTAAAAACCCACGCCTAA
- a CDS encoding outer membrane protein transport protein — protein MKLKAISSSVLLALLPVSGVYAAAMDRSGQSMSAFLQPNNYFEAGISILTPDVSGQATSAYDGGKFDDMGSDYYFPSAAIKLQIHDKISFGLLYDQPFGAAAEYVGNNILVSNPGVDTILPAPQLAALRQAAIARNTPAGIQQLATTAGIPLATVQAMYAANAPIPGMGNTKDIVDAGVASQVDATLNSTKQLLGQGGTKVDVDTQNLSMIFGFQPTENFNIYGGGVYQTVKGSLNLRGAAASVFNGYDASFDETGGVGWLAGAAFQIPDIALKLSATYRSEIEHKVDTRETLTSQPALPLLANAGLDISTVSNILSKDITRTKLKTPQSVNLDFQTGIMADTIAFANVRWVNWQDFKIRPEKFGAVSETIGPLVSQPNGFNIIEYTDDQISATVGVGRKLTEKWSGTFAVGWDSGAGNLVSSLGPTEGYWNVGLGAQFSPTPSTFIAGGVKYFWLGDAKAQLSSQFGSDNYIGDFTDNDAFAMGLKIGYKF, from the coding sequence ATGAAATTAAAAGCCATCAGCTCGTCTGTACTTCTTGCACTTTTACCTGTCTCTGGTGTCTATGCCGCTGCTATGGATCGTTCGGGGCAATCAATGAGTGCGTTCCTACAACCCAACAATTATTTTGAAGCAGGGATTTCTATCCTCACCCCTGATGTTTCTGGACAAGCGACATCGGCTTATGATGGTGGAAAATTCGATGATATGGGATCTGATTATTACTTCCCCTCAGCAGCAATCAAACTACAAATTCACGATAAAATCTCATTTGGTTTACTTTACGACCAGCCTTTTGGCGCTGCAGCAGAATACGTAGGCAATAACATTCTGGTTTCAAATCCGGGTGTTGACACTATTTTACCAGCACCTCAATTGGCAGCATTAAGACAAGCAGCGATTGCGCGCAATACGCCTGCCGGCATTCAACAATTGGCAACCACTGCAGGCATTCCATTGGCAACTGTGCAAGCGATGTATGCTGCTAATGCACCCATTCCTGGCATGGGAAATACTAAAGATATTGTGGATGCTGGTGTGGCATCACAGGTAGATGCGACATTAAATTCGACCAAACAATTGCTTGGGCAAGGAGGAACAAAAGTTGACGTCGATACCCAAAACTTATCGATGATATTTGGTTTCCAACCTACCGAAAACTTTAATATTTATGGCGGTGGTGTCTACCAAACGGTCAAAGGAAGTTTAAATCTTCGTGGGGCGGCTGCAAGTGTATTCAATGGTTATGATGCAAGTTTCGATGAAACCGGTGGTGTCGGTTGGCTTGCCGGTGCAGCATTCCAAATTCCTGATATCGCCTTAAAATTGTCTGCAACCTACCGTTCTGAAATCGAGCACAAAGTCGATACTAGAGAGACATTAACCTCTCAACCTGCGCTACCCTTATTGGCCAATGCAGGTTTAGATATCAGTACTGTCAGTAATATTCTCAGCAAAGATATTACTCGCACCAAACTAAAAACCCCCCAATCCGTCAACTTAGATTTCCAAACTGGCATTATGGCTGACACCATAGCCTTTGCAAATGTACGTTGGGTGAATTGGCAAGACTTTAAAATTCGTCCAGAAAAATTTGGTGCTGTTTCTGAAACGATTGGACCTTTAGTCAGCCAGCCGAATGGTTTCAACATTATTGAATACACAGATGATCAAATTTCTGCCACTGTCGGGGTGGGTCGAAAACTAACTGAAAAATGGTCAGGCACTTTTGCAGTGGGTTGGGATTCAGGTGCAGGTAATTTAGTGAGTTCACTAGGGCCGACTGAAGGGTATTGGAATGTCGGTTTAGGTGCGCAATTTAGCCCGACGCCATCGACCTTCATTGCAGGTGGTGTGAAATACTTCTGGTTAGGCGATGCTAAAGCACAATTGTCCTCTCAATTCGGTTCAGATAACTATATTGGTGACTTCACTGACAATGATGCTTTCGCAATGGGTTTGAAGATCGGTTATAAATTTTAA
- a CDS encoding OmpP1/FadL family transporter, whose translation MKLSVIRFAILLTTIPTITLAAGLERSNQSMTAFLQPGNYAEAGISGVVPHVSGKDNSQHRVGNMADSYIVPNAALKVQATDHISLGLIYDQPFGGDSTYQIDGSDFSTATESTTVDVNTNNLTLLAGYQPNENWNFYGGAVWQTVEADISLRGNAYSLLSGYDIKVKNEDAWGWLAGFAYSKPEIGLRAALTYRSEVEHNARSEESSHLPQSGGIISSLTHIPVEFLQPTLNTMGHVNSKVQAVTPQSVNLDFQTGITKKTLATANVRWVHWDQFKVTPTLLATATSMLPGVGKQNLIDYKDDEWAINLGLSHKFTDKWAGSAGVGWDSGAGNPITILGPTHGYWSVGLGGQYSPTPSTFIQGGVKYFGLGDAKAQTAGQVKGDFSNNYAIGYGVKIGYKF comes from the coding sequence GTGAAATTATCTGTAATTCGTTTTGCAATTCTTTTAACAACAATTCCAACAATAACTTTGGCAGCGGGTTTAGAGCGTTCTAACCAATCAATGACAGCATTTTTACAGCCGGGTAATTATGCTGAAGCCGGAATTTCAGGTGTAGTGCCACATGTCTCGGGTAAAGACAATTCGCAACATCGTGTGGGTAATATGGCAGACAGCTATATCGTTCCAAATGCTGCACTCAAAGTTCAGGCCACTGATCATATCTCTCTAGGTCTGATTTACGACCAACCTTTTGGGGGTGATTCTACTTATCAAATTGATGGCTCTGATTTCTCAACAGCGACTGAAAGTACCACTGTGGATGTCAACACCAATAATTTGACGCTTTTAGCAGGCTATCAACCCAATGAAAATTGGAATTTCTATGGGGGTGCTGTATGGCAAACCGTAGAAGCGGATATTTCATTACGTGGTAATGCCTATTCTCTACTTTCAGGCTATGACATTAAAGTAAAAAATGAAGATGCTTGGGGTTGGCTTGCAGGTTTTGCATACTCTAAACCAGAAATTGGCTTACGCGCAGCATTAACATATCGTTCTGAAGTGGAACATAATGCACGTAGTGAAGAAAGCTCTCACTTACCTCAGTCCGGTGGTATTATTTCCTCTTTGACTCATATTCCTGTTGAGTTTTTACAACCCACTTTAAATACGATGGGTCACGTAAACTCAAAAGTTCAAGCGGTTACGCCACAATCAGTCAACTTAGATTTCCAAACAGGGATTACCAAAAAAACTTTAGCCACTGCCAATGTACGCTGGGTGCATTGGGATCAATTTAAAGTTACACCGACACTACTCGCAACAGCAACCAGTATGTTACCAGGTGTGGGTAAACAGAATCTGATTGATTATAAAGATGATGAATGGGCGATTAACCTCGGTCTTTCGCATAAATTTACTGACAAATGGGCAGGAAGTGCTGGTGTAGGTTGGGACTCTGGCGCGGGTAACCCGATTACTATTTTAGGTCCAACCCATGGTTACTGGAGCGTTGGTCTTGGGGGGCAATATAGCCCGACGCCAAGTACCTTTATCCAAGGGGGGGTCAAATACTTTGGTTTAGGGGATGCCAAAGCGCAAACCGCTGGTCAAGTTAAAGGCGACTTCAGCAACAACTATGCGATTGGTTATGGGGTCAAAATCGGTTATAAATTCTAA
- the thrH gene encoding bifunctional phosphoserine phosphatase/homoserine phosphotransferase ThrH, protein MEIVCLDLEGVLVPEIWINFAKKTGIKELEATTRDIPDYDVLMTQRLNILKQHGLGLNDIQAVIADMGPFEGAKEFVEWVRTHFQLIILSDTFYEFAHPLMQQLGWPTIFCHKLETDENGMIAAYKLRQPDQKREAVKALHGLNFRVIAAGDSYNDTTMLGEADAGFLFDAPDNVIAEFPQFPPIHGYAALKEAIRKASVRDIPA, encoded by the coding sequence ATGGAAATCGTGTGTCTTGATTTGGAAGGGGTTTTGGTTCCTGAAATTTGGATCAACTTTGCAAAAAAAACTGGAATTAAGGAATTAGAAGCGACCACGCGTGATATTCCAGATTATGACGTGCTGATGACGCAACGTTTAAATATCTTGAAGCAACATGGCTTAGGTCTAAATGATATTCAAGCTGTGATTGCAGACATGGGCCCATTTGAAGGGGCTAAAGAATTTGTAGAATGGGTACGGACCCATTTTCAATTGATTATTTTGTCTGATACGTTCTATGAGTTTGCGCATCCATTGATGCAGCAACTGGGTTGGCCTACCATCTTCTGTCATAAGTTAGAAACCGATGAAAATGGTATGATCGCCGCCTATAAATTACGTCAACCTGATCAAAAACGCGAAGCAGTCAAAGCCCTCCATGGCTTAAACTTCCGCGTGATTGCGGCAGGGGATTCGTATAACGATACCACTATGCTCGGTGAAGCGGATGCTGGATTCTTGTTTGATGCCCCAGATAACGTGATTGCAGAGTTTCCACAGTTCCCGCCAATCCACGGTTATGCAGCATTAAAAGAGGCGATTCGTAAAGCCTCGGTTCGTGATATTCCAGCTTAA
- a CDS encoding GGDEF domain-containing protein, with the protein MTDHARHKPIKLDEQQFLEAIKNTDKLDLVSFVSNLPVPMAIFDADAVFTAVNQKFADIYESDALYLIGKKLNEFSTVVFAHFGDAVTTFNHDHYLEHLENEFYSKGHFYMLYFKVIRGVNQSIQSIIVVCADVTRLKRRERVLLQSNKKLHDHLYIDQVTGLKNKLALEQYLLEHFKDDQRERYAFIKIDLDDFKKFNQLNSYSFGDEILTEIGEYFTDEIANDNAQLFRLNSASFVVVVEDSTPWKVLTIAERLRQNIYRKKIQYEEFSEDILTVTIGIYQLKQHHDLNETNVMKQLDVAVNLAKAKGKNSIYVLE; encoded by the coding sequence ATGACTGATCATGCTAGACATAAACCGATTAAATTAGATGAACAACAATTTTTAGAAGCCATTAAAAATACCGACAAATTGGATTTGGTTTCTTTTGTATCGAATCTGCCTGTACCTATGGCAATTTTTGATGCTGATGCGGTATTTACCGCTGTGAATCAAAAGTTTGCTGATATTTATGAAAGTGATGCGCTGTATTTGATTGGCAAGAAATTGAATGAATTTTCCACCGTGGTTTTTGCCCATTTTGGCGATGCAGTCACTACCTTTAATCATGACCATTATCTAGAGCATCTTGAAAATGAGTTTTACTCCAAAGGTCATTTTTATATGCTGTATTTCAAAGTCATCCGTGGAGTGAACCAAAGCATACAATCGATCATTGTGGTGTGTGCCGATGTTACACGCTTAAAACGCCGTGAACGGGTGTTGCTGCAATCCAATAAAAAACTGCATGATCATCTGTATATCGACCAAGTGACAGGACTCAAAAATAAACTAGCACTTGAGCAGTATTTGCTTGAGCATTTTAAAGATGATCAGCGAGAGCGCTATGCCTTTATCAAAATTGATTTAGACGATTTTAAAAAGTTTAACCAGTTGAACAGTTATAGTTTTGGTGATGAAATTTTGACGGAAATCGGTGAGTATTTTACCGATGAAATTGCCAATGACAATGCCCAACTGTTTCGCTTAAATTCGGCCAGTTTTGTGGTGGTGGTTGAAGATTCAACGCCGTGGAAAGTACTGACCATTGCTGAGCGTTTACGTCAAAATATTTATCGAAAGAAAATTCAATATGAGGAATTTTCAGAAGATATTTTGACGGTCACCATTGGTATTTATCAATTAAAACAACATCATGATTTAAATGAAACCAATGTGATGAAGCAACTCGATGTTGCGGTCAATCTTGCCAAAGCCAAAGGCAAGAATTCAATTTATGTGTTGGAATGA
- a CDS encoding outer membrane protein transport protein produces the protein MKLKTLTTAILLTLPTVVTHAAALDRSGQSMSAFLQPGNYFEAGISVLDPTVKGKESGESDTKRHISDMADDYYFPSAALKLQIHDKISFGLLYDQPFGASAAYNGNNVFVSNPGNDTILGQDALNGLAAKSIGNLVTAAGAAFAPALQAVTSVTGGNPSNPTQNEILGALQQVAKAGNATVAGGLTSLQQTQTALETAKSYLGTGNTQVDVDTQNLSFVVGFQPTENFNIYGGGVYQTVKGQVSLRGQAYSLFNGYDANIKETGGAGWLAGAAFQIPDIALKLSATYRSEIDHDVDVKESLSVLSFPALNSVLLGLDVTPAQLQAIGTTGKTKITTPQSVNIDFQTGIMENTVAFVNARWVDWSNFSIQPYQFGKISEAVGELVQRPNGFNLVEYADDQWTITAGVGRKFNDKWAGNVSAGWDSGAGNPITTLGPTEGYWNVGLGLQYSPTPATFIAGGVKYFGLGDADAQTGAQAGSNDYVATFEDNYAIAYGLKIGYKF, from the coding sequence GTGAAATTAAAAACACTCACCACTGCTATTTTGTTGACCTTACCTACTGTTGTAACCCATGCTGCGGCACTCGATCGTTCAGGTCAATCAATGTCGGCTTTCTTACAACCTGGAAATTATTTTGAAGCAGGTATCTCTGTTTTAGACCCCACTGTAAAAGGGAAAGAATCAGGTGAAAGCGATACTAAACGTCATATCAGCGATATGGCTGATGACTATTATTTTCCAAGTGCTGCCCTGAAACTGCAAATTCACGATAAGATTTCTTTTGGTCTACTTTATGACCAACCATTTGGAGCAAGTGCAGCCTATAACGGCAATAACGTATTTGTGTCAAACCCAGGTAATGACACTATTTTAGGACAAGATGCCCTTAATGGCTTGGCTGCTAAAAGTATTGGCAATTTAGTGACTGCTGCAGGTGCAGCTTTTGCTCCTGCTTTACAAGCTGTGACCAGTGTGACAGGTGGAAATCCTAGCAATCCCACTCAAAATGAAATTTTAGGTGCCTTACAACAAGTGGCTAAAGCTGGAAATGCAACTGTAGCTGGTGGTTTAACGTCGCTCCAACAGACGCAAACCGCTTTAGAAACAGCTAAAAGTTACTTAGGTACAGGCAATACACAAGTTGATGTGGATACTCAAAACCTGTCATTCGTGGTTGGGTTTCAACCGACAGAAAACTTCAACATCTATGGTGGTGGTGTTTACCAAACTGTAAAAGGTCAAGTGAGCTTACGTGGTCAAGCCTATAGTTTATTTAATGGCTATGATGCAAATATTAAAGAAACAGGCGGTGCGGGTTGGCTTGCAGGTGCTGCTTTCCAAATACCAGATATTGCATTAAAACTGTCTGCAACTTATCGCTCTGAAATTGATCATGATGTCGATGTGAAAGAATCTTTATCTGTGTTGTCTTTCCCGGCTCTTAATTCAGTGTTATTGGGACTTGATGTAACTCCAGCTCAGTTACAAGCGATAGGTACAACAGGCAAAACCAAAATAACAACCCCTCAATCAGTCAATATCGATTTTCAAACGGGGATCATGGAAAACACCGTTGCATTTGTAAATGCTCGCTGGGTTGATTGGTCTAATTTCTCAATCCAACCTTATCAATTTGGAAAAATTTCTGAAGCAGTCGGCGAGCTAGTACAACGTCCAAATGGATTTAATCTCGTTGAATATGCAGATGATCAATGGACCATTACTGCGGGTGTAGGCCGTAAGTTCAATGACAAATGGGCAGGTAATGTATCAGCAGGTTGGGATTCTGGTGCAGGGAATCCGATTACTACACTTGGCCCAACTGAAGGTTATTGGAATGTAGGTTTAGGTCTTCAATATAGCCCAACCCCTGCAACCTTTATTGCAGGTGGTGTGAAATACTTCGGTCTAGGTGATGCCGATGCTCAAACGGGTGCTCAAGCAGGTAGCAATGATTATGTTGCCACTTTTGAAGACAACTATGCGATTGCATATGGTTTGAAAATTGGTTACAAGTTCTAA
- a CDS encoding PA1571 family protein has product MNIAEQMINQGIKHVLEAQHKNACVMVNEHGHEVHVTKAMVVAACQQLLNQCRNIKN; this is encoded by the coding sequence ATGAATATAGCAGAACAAATGATTAATCAAGGTATAAAACACGTTCTTGAAGCTCAACATAAAAATGCATGTGTGATGGTCAATGAACATGGTCATGAAGTGCATGTCACCAAAGCCATGGTGGTTGCAGCATGCCAACAACTGTTGAATCAGTGTCGTAATATTAAAAACTAA
- a CDS encoding amino acid permease: MENNSQLQRGLKNRHIQLIAMGGAIGTGLFLGSAQVIQSAGPSIILGYAIGGLIAFLIMRQLGEMIVHEPVAGSFSHFANKYWGRFPGFLAGWNYWILYVLVAMTELTAVAKYINYWWPAIPAWTSVLFFFIVITLVNLGNVKFYGESEFWLSIVKVTAVVSMIVFGLYLLITADVNSTASFTNLWSHGGFFPNGFEGLFYMLAFLMFAFGGIELIGMAAAEAEDPEKTIPKAINQVVFRILIFYIGSLTILLSLVPWDQLDLGGLDKSPFVMIFSQLGIDWAAHLLNFIILTAALSVYNSGMYANSRMLFGLAKQGNAPKMFLKVNKSGVPIPAVLFSALLIFGCVLLNYFVPEDALGHLMYVVVGALVLNWAMISLTHLKFKQAMNKLGQVTKFPALWSPIGNALVLIFILMVLYIMWTQGFKESVMMIPIWIVVMFLLYKSLNKAK, translated from the coding sequence TTGGAAAACAATTCTCAACTTCAGCGCGGTCTCAAAAATCGTCATATTCAATTGATCGCTATGGGCGGCGCAATTGGTACTGGCCTATTTTTAGGTTCTGCGCAGGTCATACAGTCTGCTGGTCCATCCATTATTTTAGGATATGCCATTGGCGGATTAATCGCATTTTTGATTATGCGTCAATTGGGTGAGATGATCGTACATGAACCTGTTGCAGGTTCTTTCAGTCATTTTGCCAACAAATATTGGGGTAGATTTCCAGGCTTTCTAGCCGGTTGGAACTATTGGATCCTGTACGTACTTGTAGCCATGACAGAGCTGACCGCTGTCGCAAAATATATTAACTATTGGTGGCCGGCTATTCCGGCATGGACATCCGTACTGTTTTTCTTCATCGTGATTACGTTGGTCAATTTGGGCAACGTTAAATTCTATGGTGAATCTGAATTTTGGCTCTCCATCGTTAAAGTCACTGCTGTGGTATCGATGATCGTGTTTGGTTTGTATCTGTTAATCACAGCAGATGTTAATTCAACCGCATCTTTCACTAATCTTTGGTCACATGGCGGCTTCTTCCCGAACGGCTTTGAAGGTCTGTTCTATATGCTGGCCTTTTTAATGTTTGCCTTTGGCGGCATTGAATTAATTGGTATGGCCGCAGCCGAAGCGGAAGATCCAGAAAAAACCATTCCAAAAGCGATCAACCAAGTTGTTTTCCGAATCCTGATTTTCTATATCGGCTCATTAACAATTCTGTTATCACTCGTGCCTTGGGATCAGTTAGACCTCGGTGGCTTAGATAAAAGTCCGTTTGTGATGATCTTCAGCCAATTGGGCATTGATTGGGCGGCGCATCTACTGAACTTTATTATTTTGACAGCGGCTCTTTCTGTTTATAACAGCGGGATGTACGCCAATAGCCGGATGTTGTTTGGTTTGGCTAAACAAGGTAATGCACCGAAAATGTTCTTAAAAGTGAACAAATCAGGTGTACCGATTCCTGCAGTGCTCTTCTCTGCCCTGTTGATTTTCGGCTGCGTATTGTTGAACTACTTTGTGCCTGAAGATGCTTTGGGGCATCTCATGTATGTGGTGGTCGGTGCTTTGGTCTTGAACTGGGCGATGATCAGTTTGACACATTTAAAGTTCAAACAAGCCATGAATAAATTGGGACAAGTTACCAAATTCCCTGCACTGTGGTCACCCATTGGTAATGCGCTGGTCCTAATCTTCATCTTGATGGTACTTTACATTATGTGGACGCAAGGCTTTAAAGAGTCTGTCATGATGATTCCGATTTGGATCGTGGTGATGTTCTTACTCTATAAGAGCCTCAATAAAGCCAAATAA
- a CDS encoding phosphoadenylyl-sulfate reductase, producing MTAIPTIDLVDALASEYADKSPSEILELALNQQGEIAISFSGAEDVVLIDMAHNLGKPFRVFSLDTGRLHAETYQFIETVRKHYNIQIEICFPEAEAIQNLVNEKGLFSFYQDDHKECCGIRKVQPLRKKLATLDGWITGQRKDQSPGTRTDIPVIQADAGFSGEGKQLIKYNPLANWTSADVWNYIRMMEIPYNPLHERGFTSIGCEPCTRPVLPNQHEREGRWWWEEATHKECGLHSGNLKK from the coding sequence ATGACTGCCATTCCAACGATTGATCTTGTGGATGCGCTTGCATCTGAATATGCAGATAAATCTCCTTCCGAAATTTTAGAACTTGCCTTAAATCAACAAGGTGAAATTGCCATTTCATTTTCAGGTGCTGAAGATGTGGTGCTGATTGATATGGCACACAATTTAGGTAAACCATTTCGAGTGTTTAGCTTAGACACCGGACGTTTACATGCAGAAACCTATCAATTCATTGAAACGGTACGTAAGCATTACAATATTCAAATCGAAATCTGCTTTCCTGAAGCTGAAGCGATACAAAACTTGGTCAATGAAAAAGGCTTGTTCAGCTTTTATCAAGATGACCACAAAGAATGTTGCGGTATTCGTAAGGTGCAACCTTTACGTAAAAAACTCGCGACTTTAGATGGTTGGATTACCGGTCAACGTAAAGACCAAAGCCCTGGCACCCGTACCGACATTCCGGTTATTCAAGCCGATGCCGGTTTTTCAGGCGAAGGTAAGCAATTGATTAAATACAATCCGCTTGCCAATTGGACAAGTGCAGATGTTTGGAATTACATTCGTATGATGGAAATTCCTTATAACCCATTGCATGAACGTGGATTCACCTCCATTGGCTGTGAACCGTGTACCCGTCCAGTTTTACCCAATCAGCATGAACGTGAAGGTCGTTGGTGGTGGGAAGAAGCCACCCATAAAGAGTGCGGTTTGCATTCGGGTAATTTAAAGAAATAA